From Mustelus asterias chromosome 5, sMusAst1.hap1.1, whole genome shotgun sequence, a single genomic window includes:
- the LOC144493925 gene encoding heparan sulfate glucosamine 3-O-sulfotransferase 5, translating into MLFKQQVLLRQKLFVLGSLAVGSLLYIVARVGSLDRLQPTCPIEGQFGDQEQIMLRALQYKRGLSHDLRKGNATKEQIRLHNMVQQLPQAIIIGVRKGGTRALLEMLNLHPAVVKASQEIHFFDNDENYAKGIEWYRKKMPFSYPYQITIEKSPAYFITEEVPERIFKMNSSIKLLIIVREPTTRAISDYTQVLEGKERKNKTYYKFEKLAIDPTTCEVNTKYKAVRTSIYTKHLERWLKYFPIEQFHIVDGDRLITEPLPELQLVEKFLNLPPRISQYNLYFNATRGFYCLRFNIVFNKCLAGSKGRIHPEVDPLVVNKLHKFFHPFNQKFYQITGRTFSWPYK; encoded by the exons ATGCTATTCAAACAGCAGGTGTTGCTGAGACAGAAGCTCTTTGTGCTGGGCAGCCTTGCTGTTGGAAGTCTCTTGTATATAGTTGCCAGAGTTGGGAGCTTGGATAG ACTCCAGCCTACATGTCCCATCGAAGGTCAATTTGGGGACCAAGAGCAAATCATGCTTCGTGCTTTGCAGTACAAGCGAGGCTTGTCACATGATTTACGCAAAGGCAATGCAACAAAGGAACAAATCAGACTACACAACATGGTGCAACAGCTTCCCCAGGCCATTATTATTGGAGTCCGCAAGGGTGGAACACGTGCCCTGCTCGAAATGCTGAACTTACACCCAGCTGTAGTCAAAGCCTCACAGGAAATCCATTTTTTTGACAATGATGAAAACTATGCTAAGGGCATTGAATGGTACAGGAAAAAAATGCCCTTTTCCTACCCCTATCAgatcactattgagaaaagcCCAGCATACTTCATCACTGAGGAAGTCCCCGAaagaattttcaaaatgaactCGTCCATCAAATTGCTGATCATTGTGCGCGAGCCAACAACTCGAGCCATTTCAGATTACACTCAGGTGCTGGAGGGGAAGGAAAGGAAGAATAAAACATACTACAAATTTGAGAAGCTTGCAATTGACCCCACTACCTGTGAGGTAAACACTAAATACAAGGCTGTGAGAACTAGTATATACACAAAACACCTAGAGAGATGGCTCAAGTACTTTCCCATTGAACAGTTTCACATTGTGGATGGTGATCGCCTCATAACTGAGCCATTGCCTGAACTCCAGCTAGTGGAGAAGTTTCTGAATCTGCCCCCCAGAATAAGCCAGTATAATTTATACTTTAACGCCACAAGGGGGTTTTACTGTCTGCGGTTTAACATTGTGTTTAACAAGTGTCTGGCAGGCAGTAAAGGACGGATACACCCCGAAGTGGATCCCTTGGTTGTCAACAAACTGCACAAGTTTTTTCACCCTTTCAATCAGAAGTTTTATCAGATCACTGGGCGGACATTTAGCTGGCCGTATAAGTGA